A single genomic interval of Eptesicus fuscus isolate TK198812 chromosome 10, DD_ASM_mEF_20220401, whole genome shotgun sequence harbors:
- the GUCA1ANB gene encoding putative uncharacterized protein GUCA1ANB isoform X2, with protein sequence MRSCRMRDSQKPSAPSYGPKTPLGKKGKVALAWPPLSRSWKKDHEQALAAAYMPVVVDLRGQNKDKLTFNFYTSQYPNTLSPFRTMQKPTCGYLYRRDTDHTRKRLDMPPANAILWRS encoded by the exons ATGAGATCTTGCAGGATGAGG gacTCACAGAAGCCCTCAGCACCCAGCTATGGGCCGAAGACACCGTTAGGCAAGAAGGGGAAGGTGGCCCTGGCGTGGCCTCCGCTGTCCCGCTCATGGAAGAAGGACCATGAGCAGGCTCTGGCCGCAGCTTACATGCCGGTGGTGGTGGACCTCAGGGGCCAGAACAAGGACAAGCTCACCTTCAATTTCTACACCTCCCAGTACCCCAACACCTTGAGCCCCTTCCGCACCATGCAGAAGCCGACGTGTGGCTACCTGTACCGCCGGGACACGGACCATACCCGCAAGCGCTTAGACATGCCTCCCGCTAACGCGATTTTGTGGCGTTCCTAG
- the GUCA1B gene encoding guanylyl cyclase-activating protein 2, giving the protein MGQQFSWEEAEAAGEMDVAELQEWYKKFVVECPSGTLFMHEFKRFFKVTGNEEATQYVEGMFRAFDKNGDNTIDFLEYVAALNLVLRGTLEHKLKWTFKIYDKDRNGCIDRPELLDIVEAIYKLKKACRVEGEAGQQGQLLTPEEVVDRIFLLVDTNGDGQLSLNEFIEGARRDQWVMKMLQMDVNPGGWISQQRRRSAMF; this is encoded by the exons ATGGGGCAGCAGTTCAgctgggaggaggcggaggcggccGGCGAGATGGACGTGGCGGAGCTCCAGGAGTGGTACAAGAAGTTCGTGGTGGAGTGCCCCAGCGGCACGCTCTTCATGCACGAGTTTAAGCGCTTCTTCAAGGTCACCGGCAATGAGGAGGCCACCCAGTATGTAGAGGGCATGTTTCGAGCCTTCGACAAGAACGGG GACAACACCATCGACTTCCTGGAGTACGTGGCAGCCCTGAACCTGGTGCTGAGGGGCACCCTGGAGCACAAGCTGAAGTGGACCTTCAAGATCTATGACAAGGACCGCAACGGCTGCATCGACCGCCCGGAGCTGCTCGACATTGTAGAG GCGATTTACAAGCTGAAGAAAgcctgcagggtggagggggaggccGGGCAGCAAGGCCAGCTGCTCACGCCGGAGGAGGTCGTGGACAGGATCTTCCTCCTGGTGGATACGAACGGAGACG GCCAGCTGTCTCTGAATGAGTTCATCGAAGGCGCCCGCCGGGACCAGTGGGTGATGAAGATGCTGCAGATGGACGTGAACCCGGGCGGCTGGATCTCCCAGCAGAGGCGGAGAAGCGCCATGTTCTGa
- the GUCA1ANB gene encoding putative uncharacterized protein GUCA1ANB isoform X3: MPKDSQKPSAPSYGPKTPLGKKGKVALAWPPLSRSWKKDHEQALAAAYMPVVVDLRGQNKDKLTFNFYTSQYPNTLSPFRTMQKPTCGYLYRRDTDHTRKRLDMPPANAILWRS; the protein is encoded by the coding sequence gacTCACAGAAGCCCTCAGCACCCAGCTATGGGCCGAAGACACCGTTAGGCAAGAAGGGGAAGGTGGCCCTGGCGTGGCCTCCGCTGTCCCGCTCATGGAAGAAGGACCATGAGCAGGCTCTGGCCGCAGCTTACATGCCGGTGGTGGTGGACCTCAGGGGCCAGAACAAGGACAAGCTCACCTTCAATTTCTACACCTCCCAGTACCCCAACACCTTGAGCCCCTTCCGCACCATGCAGAAGCCGACGTGTGGCTACCTGTACCGCCGGGACACGGACCATACCCGCAAGCGCTTAGACATGCCTCCCGCTAACGCGATTTTGTGGCGTTCCTAG
- the GUCA1A gene encoding guanylyl cyclase-activating protein 1 produces MGNVMEGKSVEELSSTECHQWYKKFMTECPSGQLTLYEFRQFFGLKNLSPSTSQYVEQMFETFDFNKDGYIDFMEYVAALSLVLKGKVEQKLRWYFKLYDVDGNGCIDRDELLTIIRAIRAINPCSDSTMSAEEFTDTVFSRIDVNGDGELSLEEFMEGVQKDQMLLDTLTRSLDLTSIVRRLQNGEQDQEGAGGGAAEAAG; encoded by the exons ATGGGCAACGTGATGGAGGGGAAGTCGGTGGAAGAGCTGAGCAGCACCGAGTGCCACCAGTGGTACAAGAAGTTCATGACCGAGTGCCCCTCGGGCCAGCTCACCCTCTACGAGTTCCGCCAGTTCTTTGGCCTCAAGAACCTGAGCCCGTCGACCAGCCAGTATGTGGAGCAGATGTTTGAGACCTTTGACTTCAACAAA GACGGCTACATCGACTTCATGGAGTACGTGGCGGCGCTCAGCCTGGTCCTCAAGGGGAAGGTGGAACAGAAGCTGCGCTGGTACTTCAAGCTCTACGACGTGGATGGCAACGGATGCATCGACCGGGACGAGCTGCTCACCATCATCCGG GCCATCCGAGCCATTAACCCCTGCAGCGACTCGACCATGAGTGCGGAGGAGTTCACCGACACAGTCTTCTCCAGGATCGATGTCAACGGGGATG GGGAGCTGTCCCTGGAGGAGTTCATGGAGGGCGTCCAGAAGGACCAGATGCTCCTGGACACGCTGACGCGAAGCCTGGACCTCACCAGCATTGTGCGCAGGCTCCAGAACGGGGAGCAAGaccaggagggggctgggggcggggcggcggaggCCGCAGGCTGA